Sequence from the Dysidea avara chromosome 5, odDysAvar1.4, whole genome shotgun sequence genome:
AACCTCGATCCAACAGCCAGCTGACGGAGAATGAATTAGCTAGTATATAGTGGCTGTAGTTAGCTGCTTCTGCGACGGCTCGCACTCACTCGCGAAGACTTAAACCTCACTAGAAACGCACAGGAACACTCACTGTAATACACGTAGGCGTATACACAAAGTGTAAAACCAGGTGCAAAACAAGTGAGAGTTAGCATCTTTAGCTTATGAGTGtgttacaggggcggatccagagtttcgaaagaggggggggcacctttctgaaaaacagttgaagaccaaaaaaacttgctgaaaaccagttgaagaccaaaaaaaaaaaaaaaaaaaaaaaaaggtcacaacaataatagctagttatccttacctactatatcacgtctgttatgtaaaataaaatcctatttgtagcttcataggtaagctacactgcctcatgaacattgtgactgctttattagagtaattgactgctctattagagtatatcgatcttgtaagcaatttcttgaagggggggggggggggggggggggcatttgccccaaatgccccatcctggatccgccactgtgttATACTGTGTTAAACGGTAATTTACGATATAATTTTCATAacatttatttcaaaatatttctaattacaaAGTTGATTCCGCTTCAGATTCCCATAATTCCATGATTCCTTGATTGATTCCAGTGATTCCTGAGGTCTTCGACGTGATTCCGAatcgtggcggacccctcgactgaggacgactgaaacttcgtttggtgctgaaactAAGACtgtaggttttttttttttttttttttttttttttttatttttttttttttttacccgggcttgatggactgcccttgcctaccacccccagcacataaatggcctgtgctggacaaaccgggactttcttagtccacggcaaactgagactctgcccgaatcagctccacaattgggggagtcttaacatagtgaccgatggatgagcgggctccgcggatgcattgtatggaggaccgcaagagagaaaagatagacagcaccttagactgtaggtagggtccgcaatccgaaaaatcaacttttacaaatcgatccccctaccattgtgggttgttcattgtagtatcccgttgctagatccaccatgaaaccggaggcacgattgttgtcttcacagaaatattgattttagtatttcgtgagatgcaaaaattatttttaaaattttgtgctccacacaaagaacaggatagaacttgctacttagctaggtattatctagagttaatgtagttaaaaagtacgcacagtaataagcaaatggttcactgggttcccggcacagggttgctttctctcaaaaagcagaaaacgaaacacaaattttcgaattcaaactgccctaccagccaagacaagaaaagccaactcttcctcatagtgatgtgataaggttggatgcatagtctgtctatgctgttagtctagaaaggatctgagacttctcaccatctgggtgaagaacgtcaaaattttcgtgcgtcatttcaagggattctctcaatggtaccaaagtgctttccagtacttctgatgacacactggtcacttaattttgtttagaatgatgataaatgatggatcaaaacgtttggtagtagtagtagtagttggtgtttctgtgatttcatatggtgcagtataccagcagctcaccaggagctccacccagctcgaatcaaaaatgaaagattttgtgcttttttcggtttgtttttggatgttttgcagcataatggtgatgtagggtgatctagtgaaaacttgaagctgctgtggagcgtgaggggtgaagtcaaatttggacgattttgctgcctccctggatgcatagcttagagcgaggcgtggaagccgtggatgaaataataattgacaaccgctgctaccaaacgttcagggacatcttttgccatagttttagtttataattgatgattgttgtggctgcagaagcgctggaaatgactagaaagcgcgacacaattctttgatgctgcagaaaaattttacgctcgtcacccagatggtgagaagtctcagatcttttccaaactaacagcatagacagactatgcacccaaccgtatcgaaacactatgaggaagagttggcttctcttaccctgggtggtagggcagtttgaattcgaaactttgtatctctttgtctgttttttcaaagaaaacaaCCCTGTGCCAGGCACCCAGCAGATCATtcacttatttctgtgcgtacttttcaactacaacaactctggatacgatttggctaagtagcaagtttcatccggtcctttgtgtggagcacgaaattttaaaaataaattttgcagcTTGCGAGATATTGAAAACGATATTTCCGTGAAggcaacaatcgtgcctccggtttcatggtggatcaagcaatgggatactacaatgagcatcccacaatggtaggggaattgatttgtagaagttgatttttcggattgcggaccctactgtagggtaatcatgtatggtgaaatagacgatgtgaatcttgaggcgattgagtgaatactgaagcgatagcagggcaatcaatgtttggaatgcacaaaggaacgcaaggcatacacatgcggttgcgtctaaccgcatgcgataaaaaaaatattaaaaatgaaacttccccttagctatgtatataagcattttttataacaattaaatatattaaatacaaaattctaactagcttaactatcaaactaagtactttaactacaaaactagctaccttaactacaaaacaaccttaattaataacttagttcaacaagtctatgccatcttctgggcataagccataatgcctcaggatcattttggcattatatcgccagagagtaactgacaagcgttgaagcaattgtttccttacaaactgtctgggaataccacttttaCCAGTGGTACGGTTGGCAATCGTGGATAAGGTTGATATAAAAGCAAAGggtgtccaaacaccaaacaactcgcaaaccaggggaaaaaattcaccaccatggttattaacagtttccaaataatggtcatccttagcctcctcaccggaagcagctaccccagccttagatgcagcagcggaaataaaggaaggctgagttgtgcacctgacagagaggtcaaagtaAGCAGGACGGCCTAGAGTAAAATCAGGATGGTAAATGTCCCCAGGACGAGATTGATCAGAGGCAATGCTTTGTTCAcgaagaacaccagggtgatattgcagtagagcatgatgtactatagaaacaagagcatcatggcgttggaaacttcccctttgatgtcggcaatctcgatcacgaaacaatcggcatggatttgcttcactgcttgtgtggtagttactagtgacacgatgagttcaactctagactttcagagggatagcgtaagtggcgggtgagttacaggaaggccgaatttgacaacgttcgttcctgtaaaatcctcacgtagtggtcgcgtaatttattgtctgcggcgcgcgtttctgctttactggccgcgcgactcactaccgtgagtctttatttttttgggtaatatgtaactgtaactagatagttttagttgcaagtaatagtGAGTTACCTTTAAAAATTAACCATCCTAACACTGCATACACACATTATATAGTAtgtattagtgttgttttagtacaacaaattcattttagttcagttctagttctagtaccccaattccaccatagttttagttagtattagttctggcactccatatttctgtaattttagttagtattagtttcattttagttagtgttagttttagtgttagatatctGACAAATACTAACCTTGATAGCACCCCCTAGACTtccagaaactttagatttggtgttttgatgCATATGTTCAGCACTATTTCTACTTGCaattgtgcacaaatgaacaaaagctctaatagaattgagcttaaataacctaaataggcagaattaatgctgaataacaatgttttatggtggcatttgcaggcatcaccatcttcaaagaacAGTGTTAAGTGGTTATAGTGTACAATGCCCTTTTATATGCaggattgcttgagaaaccttttagttagttttagttcttgaactaaaagttttaaaggttttggtttagttctagtttttgaaccaaaacttgaaagaattttagtttagttttagttttagaactaaaatagactacaattttagtttagttctagtgtactagaactagaattaaattagtgtactagaactataattaaattgctgtactaaaattagctagttccttagaactaaaacataCACTAGTATGTATATAGTATATGTAAGGAATCAAGAATCCAATGTGGAATAGGGCACCCTATAAACTATATATCTCAAGTAAATAATAGTTTTACACATTAAATTACCTTTTATATTCTGTACCACAATTTGAGTGAATAAATTGCgatactgtaataaagcagtcagcatatctcaactactctaatagaacagtcacttaactgCAGTTGAAATCCATTTCAAAATGCCTCTATACTTGCTCATGTGGCAGTAATTCCAAGCAAAAGTTTTACtgaaaaagtttgcttgtggcTTTGTAGCAGGTGTTCTGACATTTGGTGCATAGCTAGTTTGGCTACAGATCGTCGAAACCAGGAGCTCCTGTCATAACACTTACAAAACACTCAAAATGATTTGCTTTGATGTTTATAGTGTCAAACAGCTGAAATCATCAATAAATTCCATCTACAGTTGCACACAGTCCTTGAAAAAATCCTACAAAATTTGGTGCACTAGATGTTGAGGGTCTGAGCTACCTAACAACAAAGCACAATTCAAGAGAATGTGTTTTATAGTTTCTGTGTATGAGCACCCAAAAATTCTAGCCACCTGCTTATTAAGACCAAAAACTATTTTtttggcccaaaggtgaccaTTGTTGGTTCTACTACACCTATTTAGCTGCTGGTTTACTTACATAGGTATATAATGCTCTGTGTGGAACCTATTATCAGTATACTGCCTAGCAGTTGCATTTTGTACATCTTGCAATTGCATAGTCAGTAGTGATGCACTAATAGCCAATTATGTGATTATCCGGTACTACAATTCCCACAATGCATGCCTTGACAATGGTGGATACTGATAATAGTCGAATGAGTTACAAtgtaatactctcaatagcaccttGACATGTACATACTGTTTTGAAATATGTTAAGCAATTAGCCAATAGACACATGTTTGTCGAAGGTCCCTTGACAAATATTTGTAATACTAATCTGCATagctgattggctaaaatagtgtgaaATGTTTCTATTGGAAGTAAACGTCCAACtaacaactagtgttaccatagtgatagatgcctatagcatagcaacaatatggttaCATAGCAACAGTTACTAGGTACCCATTAAATATCactttgagaccatagcaacagttgctaagtgtgatcgGTCTTTAGCAGTAACTATTTTTGTATTTCTGTTGTTTAGTAACAGTTGTTATAGTTGTCAGATTATTTTGTAACAGGGTGGATTTTTGTGGTATTTGGGACGTGCTTATCCAATTATTAAACTCCTTTGTCACAAACTGTCCTGGGACTTGTCCACCTACTCTTTGAGGTGCAAACACAGCACAGGCTCGACAGTATTATGCCGTTaacatgtacactgtagtgAATCCAGGGATATTTCTTAATTGAAACTGCCGAAGACAATCTGATGTACAAAGATGAGTATGTGGATAGGAAGATGAATTTGGATTTGGTTTACATGTCAGAAGTCTGTATATTTGTTTTCTAGTAAGATTTTGTATGTTTATGCCATTATATAAGAGTTTACCTAGGTCACATTCAAAAGGAATTAGTGTTTCTGCAATGCTATTATTCAGGTAATGCCTGGACAGGTTCAGTAATACCTACAGCATTGTTTCTACAAGCTGCTTCAGTTATTGCGTTATTGCTACTTGTTGCTAGCATCACACTATTGTACGTTAGTGGTGTTGCTAGTAACCATTGTCACACTATTGTTAGTGGCATcactagtagctagtatcacactATTGTCAGTGGCATTACTAGCAGCTATATAGTATCACACTATTGTTAGTGGCATCACCACACTATTGGCATCACTAGCAGCTAGTATCACACTATTGTTAGTGGTGTTGCTATTAACCATTGTCACACTATTGCTAGTGGCATCACTAGTAGCTAGCATCACACTATTGTTAGTGGCATTGCTAGCAGCCATTGCCACATTAGTGGTATCACCAGTAGCTACCGATGTATTATCAATGGTAGCATTGCTATCATCTACCATTGCACTATTGTTTATTGCAGCAGCATTGAACTGATTGTCATCTTGTGGAGCAATGGACCAATTATTACTACCTGCTGTACATGTATCACTGTCCTTCTCATTCATGGGTGCtgtgcaatggcggatccaggatggggcatttggggcaaatgcacCTTCCCCcgttcaagaaattgcatacaagatcgagatactctaatagagcagtcaattactctaataaagcagtcacaatgttcatgaggcagtgtagcttacctatgaagctataaataggattttattttacaggataactagctattattgtcgtgatttttattttttttttttttggtcttcaactggttttcagcaagtttttttggtcttcaactgtttttcagaaaggtgccccccctctttccaaactctggatccgcccctgctgtgcTGCAGTCAGACTCACTCACAAAGCTGTTATCATCTCAGGTGTAGCATCCAATCCAGAGCTGTTGCCACAATTATTTGCGTCAGTTGGATTGCACAGGCTAGTGCTACTATCAATGTCCACTACGTTGTTATCatctattataattatgtataatgtaTATTTAATACAGTTTATAATACAGTTGGCTGACTATAAattaatgtagctatatatacttaGCTAGCTATGAGCTAGATTCTACCACGTGGTGAGCAGCCATCCAGATGCCTTACCTGTTCTTGCTCTTTTGGCAAAGAAAGATGTTATTGTGGCTGTCTTTGCTCAGCTTTGCTCTTCTGTTTATTGGGTAGTTTACGGAACTCATCTTGAACCAGCTATAAGGCACTATCTTAAAAACAAgcacatgtaaaaatatttattgaatGGAAGGAGCAAAAGCGTAGTGACTGTACAGAGTGTATAAACAACATATGAAAATGAAATAACAGTTTTGTGACTGATGTTTAGTATCACCTTTAGATAATGAGTTGCTTCTACAATGGGTTGTGTGACTCAGAATAGAATTTTTAAATATTGAAGCTCTGATCTGAAAGGGGGTTTTGATAGAAACACCAGAAATCcctctagatctgccactgatgcACACATGCACTTTCATTCGTATATCTGAAAATTTATTGTTATTGGTATAAACCCTATagaatggctgccattgaagtaACACAACTGGTGAGGTGATAGCTAATGCCTGACTTGTATGGTTTTCGAATATAAAAATTTCAGGGTGTAGTGTTGGCTAACCAACTTAAGGACCTACTTCATTGGGTAAGCATTAccagaaatttagtacattttttggtcgtgtgcattagtgtagacaacctgtgtaaaatattcatataatacaatcacttttgaatgcgatgtttttaaagctatgcatatgttggaataaatgtctaatgattgaaaccaacacattccaaagggtttgaagccatttagtccctaaccacgatattatcttgcactaacctcaaaatttgcttccacttagtacacttcaaaaccatactgtgtatgtagtgtgtgtctgtgtctgcatggtttaatcatggcacatttatacctcataaattagagtgttaaccacatcaaagggatactCGAAATAACTGTTTGTGTGCTTTAACTTTCTCAGTTAAGGAACGTTGTGTGAGGtataaactgtttgtttcttttttttttttcaatttctgttgtaatttacaagtacatgttcctttatagcctgcagctcgtctatacaaaaccattcatccggaagccacaagtcaccgactaaactgatgattgtttctagtgtgcatgcatgtgtgcatgttattgcattttttaattaattgagttgattgactataatgtagtcTGTATCACAACGCGTACGCCATAAGTGTCTTGTCCTGGAGGAAGctggtctatcacatcataCTTCAGTCGTTTTGCTTTGTTATTATCGCTAGCATAACTAGTTGAGCAATTTTTGgtccaaatttacaccagatttaaccttagatgggtaaattctcaaaaaatcttctgtgggggcatgcccccagacccccctagacgaGAGCATGCTCTAGGTTTTGCACTGTGTACGTGCATATATGCTCAAAACTCCTTACTTTAAAACAGCACCCATCATAGtctgctgattttattacaagcattttCTAGTTCGATGTACGTGATTTTAATATACCCTGAAAAGTAGACTATCTCAT
This genomic interval carries:
- the LOC136256522 gene encoding uncharacterized protein; its protein translation is MNEKDSDTCTAGSNNWSIAPQDDNQFNAAAINNSAMVDDSNATIDNTSVATGDTTNVAMAASNATNNSVMLATSDATSNSVTMVNSNTTNNSVILAATASNATDNSVILATSDATNNSVTMVTSNTTNVQ